A genome region from Myripristis murdjan chromosome 16, fMyrMur1.1, whole genome shotgun sequence includes the following:
- the tent5aa gene encoding terminal nucleotidyltransferase 5A, translated as MSEDDRSSTTSSMSDSEGSNVSVLNWEQVQRLDAILTETIPIHGRGNFPTLEMKPRQIVKVVRSRMEEKQIHVRDVRLNGSAASHILHEDSGLGYKDLDLIFCADMKGESDFQTVKDIVLDCLLDFLPDCVNKEKITPLTLKEAYVQKMVKVCNDSDRWSLISLSNNRGKNVELKFVDSLRRQFEFSVDSFQIKLDSLLLFYECSENPMAETFHPTIMGESVYGDFSEALDHLRHKIICTRNPEEIRGGGLLKYCHLLVRGFRAVSESEMKSLQRYMCSRFFIDFSDIGEQQRKLESYLQNHFVGLEDRKYDYLMTLHGVVNESTVCLMGHERRQTLGLIAMLAVRVLAEQNVIPNVANVTCYYQPAPYVADGNFSNYYIAQVQPVFACQQPAYSTWLPCN; from the exons ATGTCAGAGGACGACAGGAGCTCCACTACCAGCTCCATGTCTGATAGTGAAGGCAGCAATGTCAGCGTCCTCAACTGGGAGCAAGTGCAGCGCCTGGACGCCATCCTGACGGAGACCATCCCCATCCACGGCCGGGGGAACTTCCCCACTCTGGAGATGAAGCCCCGGCAGATCGTTAAAGTGGTGCGCAGTCGGATGGAGGAGAAGCAGATCCACGTCCGGGATGTTCGGTTAAACGGGTCTGCAGCCAGCCACATTCTCCATGAGGACAGCGGACTGGGCTATAAGGACCTTGACCTCATATTTTGCGCAGACATGAAAGGTGAAAGTGATTTCCAGACTGTGAAGGACATCGTTTTGGACTGTCTCCTGGATTTTTTACCTGACTGTgtgaataaagagaaaattacCCCCTTAACATTAAAG gaAGCTTATGTGCAGAAGATGGTGAAGGTGTGCAATGACTCCGACCGCTGGagtctcatctctctctccaacaaCCGGGGGAAGAACGTGGAGCTGAAGTTTGTGGACTCTCTGCGCAGGCAGTTTGAGTTCAGCGTGGACTCCTTTCAGATCAAACTGGACTCCCTGCTGCTGTTCTACGAGTGCTCAGAGAACCCCATGGCTGAGACCTTTCACCCCACCATCATGGGTGAGAGTGTGTATGGTGACTTCAGCGAGGCCCTGGACCACCTACGTCACAAGATCATCTGCACCCGCAACCCAGAGGAGATCCGTGGTGGGGGGCTGCTGAAGTACTGTCACCTGCTGGTGAGGGGTTTCCGGGCAGTGTCAGAGTCAGAGATGAAGTCCCTGCAGCGCTACATGTGCTCACGTTTCTTCATTGACTTCTCTGACATTGGTGAGCAGCAGCGCAAGCTGGAGTCCTACCTTCAAAACCACTTTGTGGGCCTGGAGGACCGCAAGTACGACTACCTGATGACCCTCCATGGGGTGGTCAATGAGAGTACGGTGTGCCTGATGGGACATGAGAGGCGGCAGACCCTGGGGCTGATAGCCATGCTGGCGGTGCGTGTGCTTGCCGAGCAAAACGTCATCCCCAACGTGGCCAATGTTACTTGTTACTACCAGCCTGCCCCGTACGTGGCAGATGGTAACTTCAGTAACTACTACATAGCGCAGGTACAGCCAGTCTTTGCTTGCCAGCAGCCTGCTTACTCCACCTGGCTGCCCTGTAACTGA